TCCATTGCAAAGAGCTACATAAATGCAATGTTATGTTTGAGATTCTACACCAAGGTTAAGAAATTGCAAGCACTGGTTTCCAGAGCATCTGTAATGCAGTTATGTTACAAGTAGGCAACAGAATTAACACACATGGCTTGGAGGAAAAATACAGGTTGAAAATGTGGCAGAGTGTCAGTTCTCATGAAAATCTTTAGTTAATACTTCTTGACTTATGTGTTCAACATCTCAATAAATCCCATTGCAATAATATATAGTTTTGTATTGAAAATACATAATAGAAATAAGCCAATGGAACtaacaacaattttaaaatatattgcatttaaaatggattgttgcaggaagtcagactagacgatcatgatggtgcctcctggccttaaagtcgAGGAGTCTCACACCTTAAGAGCTAGATTGTCAAAGCTGTGTGCATGCAAGGGTTTGCACATGCCTAAATGCTGCATGTAAATACCAAAAAGCTCACACACCAATCAGCTATTTGCACAAATGGGTAATTGCATCTTCGTCTAGCCGAGCTAGGCATCTACCTGAGTTGCACAGGCACATCTCATATTTGTATGCATAAGCTGGTATACTCAAAGATATGTGCATGCCTAACTTTGActgggcctgcttttcagagattCAAACACTTCTGTACATAGATGAAGTATTTTAAATACCAGCTGGAACTGCAAAACAAGCATTTACATTAAGACCTACTGTTCTAGCTTtctaaagaaaaaacatttgttttacaaataaagGAAACAATATCTATTGAGATATCactatcaaaacaagaaatgaagCAGGCTCATTCTTCACTCTGTGCTGTGACTTTACAAGAATTAAGAAAGTATTAACACACTCATTAACTTAATTCCTTCTACCACGCATCAACCACCAAAACTTCCTACTGAGGATCAGAAAATGGGTTTGTGTTAATCTTATAATATTAATAGCTttgtacacagcagcagtgaAAAGTTTACCTTGAAAACATCAGGTATTCTGAGTTATGTAGCTACTGTCAAACTAATAAGACCTGGCTTAATCCCAGATAGAGACATTGGGTgagttctgctctcatttactctGCTTCAAATGCTACTGGATATGATGGAATTGCAGgaatgtaagtgagagcagaatttggccccttatCTAGAAAAGCCTAGAGGTGATGTTACCCCCTCCCCATGGAAATACATTTTCTATTAGTTTTCCACATCTCAAATATTCCAAAGAATAAATATGTGAGTTTTTCAAATGAATGCCTCTAAAAATCAACTATTGTTAATGGCTTTAAAATCTGAATATTTCACTCATGCTTAGCACTGCAGAGCAGCCTTCAGTAAATGGAATTATCTTCATAGTGGAATTTGCCATGAGAATAAATCCTGGGGCTGGAGATTTTCCCATTGTTGCATGGGCAGAGGTAATTGCACAGGTGCATCAAATGTCTTCTGAATTTGACCCCAACAAATACATAGAGCACAGGGTTAAGGCAGCAGTGGGAAAAGGCAATTTTGCGGCTGATGTAGAAGGCATACGCAATGTTCTTTTGGATCTCACAGTTCAGAAAGATGTAATGagctggcaaagtttgcaggaaACAGAGTATATTATAAGGTGCCCAACTCAGGAAAAAAGCTGCCACAATGGTAAAGATGAGTCTCACAGTTCTGTGCTTCCTGTGAGATCTTGTTCTGAGCAGAATTTGTAGTATCTTGACGTAACAAAATACAATAAcaacaaaggaaaagagaaagaagacATTTCGCTGATAAATGTCTACCCTTTTCCAATGTAAGTCAGTGTAATCACAGGTCCTGAAATCATCCAGATCAATTTGCACTTGGGTGAAAATCATCTCAGGAACCACAACTAACAAGCTAGCACCCCAGATGGCCAAGCTCACCTGAATGCCACACTGGCGTGTCTGAGTACTCAAGGCTGACAAGGGGTTCACCACTGCCAAGTACCGGAGAATAGTCATTATGGTCAAAAAAATAATACCACTGTAGTAGCTGATGGAGAAAACAGTATTCACAGCCTTGCAGAGGAAATCACCAAAAATCCATCCATGCAAATGATACACGATCCAGAAGGGCAGCACGCAAGAGAAGACCAGGTCAGAGATGCAAAGGTTCATGATGAAGATGTTTGTTAAAGACGCAAGGTTTTCATACTTCATTAGGATCCATAACACCAAACTATTTCCTAGCAGGCTAAGAACAAAAGCCAGCGAGTACAGAATGGTGGTGAGATGGGCACCAAATGTGTGGAGGTCATCCATTTCACACACATTACTAGAGTTGTTAAAATAACTGAAGTTCCCATACTCTTCATAGTCGTCTGAAGACGAGTTTAAGTAATAGTCGGATTCACCCATTTGGATGTGTAAACCCAAATGGCACTGTCACAGCAACTGGTAGAAACCCCCACAAAGAACCAGACTTTTTATGATATATTTTCTGTGACCAGTAGGGTCTTCTCTTATCTAAGCCTTTAAGTTTCTGTGCATGCCACAAATGGAGTAGTGAAATTTCTTCCGTTTTACTGTGGGGGCGTGATTTAAATTTTACATCTTTACCCTGAGGAGCTGGAATATGGTCACAAATGGAATTTTGCATTAATAGAACATTAGGCACAGACTTCAATTTTTGCATTTCTTAATtagtttaaattcaaaaagtctCAAAAGCAAGTTAATCAGTTTGCACATTATAGCTGCCAACAACTGAATATTTTACCTGGGATAATTCCAGCTAG
Above is a window of Caretta caretta isolate rCarCar2 chromosome 2, rCarCar1.hap1, whole genome shotgun sequence DNA encoding:
- the XCR1 gene encoding chemokine XC receptor 1, whose protein sequence is MGESDYYLNSSSDDYEEYGNFSYFNNSSNVCEMDDLHTFGAHLTTILYSLAFVLSLLGNSLVLWILMKYENLASLTNIFIMNLCISDLVFSCVLPFWIVYHLHGWIFGDFLCKAVNTVFSISYYSGIIFLTIMTILRYLAVVNPLSALSTQTRQCGIQVSLAIWGASLLVVVPEMIFTQVQIDLDDFRTCDYTDLHWKRVDIYQRNVFFLFSFVVIVFCYVKILQILLRTRSHRKHRTVRLIFTIVAAFFLSWAPYNILCFLQTLPAHYIFLNCEIQKNIAYAFYISRKIAFSHCCLNPVLYVFVGVKFRRHLMHLCNYLCPCNNGKISSPRIYSHGKFHYEDNSIY